One segment of uncultured Tolumonas sp. DNA contains the following:
- a CDS encoding IscS subfamily cysteine desulfurase codes for MKLPIYLDYSATCPVDPRVAEKMMQCLTLDGNFGNPASRSHRFGWQAEEAIDEARNNIADLIGADPREIVFTSGATESNNLAIKGAAHFYVKQGKHIITSKTEHKAVLDTCRHLESEGYEVTYLEPQSNGLFTLQQIEAAMRPDTILVSIMHVNNEIGVIQDLAAIGELCRARKILFHVDAAQSAGKVEIDVDAMKIDLLSLSAHKAYGPKGIGALYVRRKPRVRLEAQMHGGGHERGMRSGTLPTHQIVGMGEAFRIAKLEMADEAVRVQALRDRLYNGLKDIEQVFVNGSMEHRVAGNLNISFAYVEGESLMMALKDLAVSSGSACTSASLEPSYVLRALGLNDELAHSSIRFSIGRFTTEEEIDYAIGLIRNSIGKLRDLSPLWDMFQEGIDLSKVEWVSH; via the coding sequence ATGAAACTCCCGATTTATCTTGATTATTCAGCAACTTGCCCAGTCGATCCTCGTGTTGCTGAAAAGATGATGCAATGTTTAACTCTGGACGGTAATTTTGGTAATCCAGCATCCCGTTCACACCGTTTTGGTTGGCAAGCGGAAGAAGCCATCGATGAAGCACGTAATAATATCGCAGATTTGATTGGTGCTGATCCGCGTGAAATTGTCTTCACTTCTGGTGCCACCGAATCTAATAATCTGGCAATTAAAGGTGCAGCCCATTTCTATGTGAAACAGGGTAAACACATTATTACCAGCAAAACCGAACATAAAGCAGTTCTGGATACTTGTCGTCATCTGGAATCTGAAGGCTATGAGGTGACCTACCTTGAGCCGCAATCTAACGGTTTATTTACACTGCAGCAGATTGAAGCTGCTATGCGCCCAGACACCATTCTGGTAAGCATCATGCATGTGAATAACGAAATTGGCGTGATCCAAGATCTGGCTGCAATCGGTGAATTGTGTCGTGCCCGCAAAATTCTGTTCCATGTCGATGCTGCGCAAAGCGCAGGTAAAGTTGAAATCGATGTTGACGCAATGAAAATTGATTTGCTGTCTCTGTCTGCGCATAAAGCCTATGGCCCGAAAGGTATCGGTGCTCTGTATGTTCGCCGTAAACCACGTGTTCGTCTGGAAGCGCAGATGCACGGTGGTGGTCATGAACGTGGTATGCGTTCCGGTACATTGCCAACTCACCAGATCGTAGGGATGGGCGAAGCCTTCCGTATCGCTAAACTGGAGATGGCGGATGAAGCTGTTCGAGTTCAGGCATTGCGTGATCGTTTATACAACGGCTTGAAAGATATTGAACAAGTCTTTGTTAACGGCTCAATGGAGCACCGTGTGGCTGGCAACCTGAATATCAGCTTTGCTTATGTCGAAGGTGAATCGTTGATGATGGCACTGAAAGATTTGGCGGTTTCATCAGGTTCAGCCTGTACTTCTGCTAGTCTGGAACCATCTTATGTGCTGCGTGCATTAGGTTTGAATGATGAACTGGCGCATAGTTCGATCCGTTTCAGTATCGGCCGTTTTACCACGGAAGAAGAAATTGACTACGCAATTGGTCTGATCCGTAACTCGATTGGTAAGCTACGCGATTTATCACCATTGTGGGATATGTTTCAAGAAGGGATTGACCTCAGCAAGGTCGAGTGGGTTAGTCACTGA
- the trmJ gene encoding tRNA (cytosine(32)/uridine(32)-2'-O)-methyltransferase TrmJ → MLENVRIILVNTSHTGNIGSAARAMKTMGLSQLVLVDPVQPPDGQSVALAAGATDILANLRIVPTLAEAIADCSLVVGASARSRTLAWPMLDPREMGERLATDAKKGTVALVFGRERTGLSNEELQQCHYHVNIPANPEYSSLNVAMAVQTLSYEIRMAWLAQQETGVQIDDDTDYPPQASMELFFQHLEETLYQTQFLHSDRSGHVMMRLRRMFTRMRPDSNELNILRGILTSIQKPPRNS, encoded by the coding sequence ATGCTGGAAAACGTTCGCATAATTTTGGTTAACACCTCGCACACTGGCAACATTGGCTCGGCGGCCCGCGCGATGAAAACGATGGGATTGTCGCAGCTGGTGCTGGTTGATCCAGTACAACCACCCGATGGACAATCAGTTGCGCTGGCGGCAGGGGCGACCGATATTCTGGCCAATCTGCGTATTGTGCCAACACTGGCGGAAGCCATAGCTGATTGTTCTTTAGTGGTTGGCGCCAGTGCGCGGTCAAGAACCTTAGCTTGGCCGATGTTAGATCCTCGGGAAATGGGTGAGCGATTAGCAACTGATGCGAAGAAGGGCACAGTGGCGTTGGTGTTTGGTCGTGAACGGACTGGTCTCAGCAATGAAGAATTACAGCAGTGTCATTACCACGTCAATATTCCAGCTAACCCTGAATACAGTTCGCTGAATGTGGCGATGGCAGTACAGACACTGAGTTACGAAATTCGTATGGCCTGGTTGGCACAACAAGAAACCGGAGTTCAGATTGATGATGACACGGATTACCCGCCACAAGCGTCGATGGAGCTGTTTTTCCAGCATTTGGAAGAGACGTTATACCAGACTCAGTTTCTGCATTCCGATCGTTCCGGGCATGTCATGATGCGCTTACGACGCATGTTTACCCGTATGCGGCCCGACAGTAATGAGCTGAATATTTTGCGAGGAATATTAACCTCGATACAGAAACCGCCCCGTAATAGTTGA
- the iscU gene encoding Fe-S cluster assembly scaffold IscU encodes MAYSEKVIDHYEHPRNVGSFDKNDPNVATGMVGAPACGDVMKLQLKVNEQGIIEDAKFKTYGCGSAIASSSLVTEWVKGKTLDEAQAIKNTDIAEELALPPVKIHCSILAEDAIKAAIADYKHKKGLV; translated from the coding sequence ATGGCTTACAGTGAAAAAGTTATTGATCATTACGAACACCCGCGCAATGTTGGTTCCTTCGATAAAAATGATCCAAATGTTGCAACAGGCATGGTCGGTGCACCAGCTTGTGGTGACGTAATGAAGTTACAATTGAAAGTAAATGAACAAGGTATCATTGAAGATGCCAAGTTTAAGACTTATGGTTGTGGTTCTGCGATTGCCTCCAGCTCTCTGGTCACCGAATGGGTGAAGGGTAAAACACTGGATGAAGCGCAAGCGATCAAGAACACGGATATTGCTGAAGAGTTGGCCTTGCCACCAGTGAAGATCCACTGTTCAATTTTGGCGGAAGATGCCATTAAAGCAGCGATTGCAGACTATAAGCATAAGAAAGGTTTGGTATAA
- the pepB gene encoding aminopeptidase PepB, which produces MTASMAVILVEAPADACWGENALLSFNQGCAFIHLSGAQADWLRLIQRAGRRLDSQGIKQLALTGEEWDLERRFAFCQGFYNPRGGQQLDLGDMSEQEQSQLDALLETARWTRQITNATPDDVYPTVLAAEAAKFVAKQAPERVNYHILQGEALNELGYTGLYNVGRGSVHEPAFLKLDYNPTGDLDAPIMACLVGKGITFDSGGYSLKESDMMLPMKSDMGGAAMLAGALALAIRQGLNHRVQLMLCCAENLVSGYAFKLGDILTYRNGVSVEVLNTDAEGRLVLADGLLDASATGAPYILDAATLTGAAKVALGRDYHAVFSLQDEQLVDVVACAKAENEKAWALPLEPWHVAQLTSSYADLGNVSSSEGTAGATTAAAFLSKFVREDIKGWVHMDLSASFQKNANDLWAPGGKGHGIRTIARWLRSLK; this is translated from the coding sequence ATGACTGCATCCATGGCTGTTATTCTGGTTGAAGCTCCTGCTGATGCCTGCTGGGGTGAAAACGCCTTATTAAGTTTTAATCAAGGTTGTGCCTTTATTCATCTCTCTGGTGCACAAGCAGATTGGTTACGTCTCATTCAACGTGCGGGTCGTCGTTTAGATAGTCAGGGCATTAAACAACTGGCTTTAACGGGCGAAGAGTGGGATCTGGAACGTCGCTTTGCTTTTTGTCAGGGTTTTTATAACCCGCGTGGCGGCCAGCAGCTTGATCTGGGTGATATGAGCGAACAAGAGCAATCGCAGCTGGATGCATTGCTGGAAACGGCTCGCTGGACGCGTCAAATCACCAATGCGACGCCGGATGATGTTTATCCGACCGTGTTGGCAGCCGAAGCGGCCAAATTTGTGGCGAAACAAGCCCCTGAACGAGTGAATTATCACATCCTGCAAGGAGAAGCGTTGAATGAGTTAGGTTATACCGGACTCTACAACGTGGGCCGAGGCAGTGTGCATGAACCGGCTTTCCTGAAATTAGATTACAACCCAACCGGTGATCTGGATGCGCCGATCATGGCTTGTCTGGTTGGTAAAGGCATTACATTTGATTCTGGTGGCTACAGCCTGAAAGAGTCGGACATGATGTTACCGATGAAATCAGATATGGGCGGTGCCGCCATGCTGGCGGGGGCGTTGGCACTGGCGATCCGTCAGGGGCTCAATCATCGCGTACAACTGATGCTTTGTTGCGCTGAAAATCTGGTCAGCGGATATGCTTTCAAGCTCGGCGATATTTTGACGTATCGTAATGGTGTCAGTGTTGAAGTATTAAATACCGATGCAGAAGGTCGTTTAGTGTTAGCCGATGGTTTGCTGGATGCAAGTGCGACAGGTGCGCCATATATTCTGGATGCGGCGACATTAACTGGTGCTGCGAAAGTGGCCCTTGGCCGTGATTATCATGCGGTGTTTAGTCTGCAAGATGAACAGCTGGTCGATGTAGTGGCTTGTGCCAAAGCGGAAAATGAAAAAGCGTGGGCGTTGCCGTTAGAACCATGGCATGTTGCGCAGCTGACATCCTCTTATGCTGATTTGGGTAACGTTTCTTCTTCCGAAGGAACCGCAGGTGCGACTACTGCGGCGGCATTTTTGTCCAAATTCGTGCGGGAAGATATTAAAGGCTGGGTACACATGGATTTGTCTGCTTCTTTCCAGAAAAATGCAAATGATCTGTGGGCGCCGGGTGGCAAAGGTCATGGTATCAGAACCATTGCTCGCTGGTTACGTTCCCTAAAATAA
- the hscB gene encoding co-chaperone HscB, which translates to MNYFELFQIPVSLNLDTAQLAVRYRELQRQFHPDNVAAQADAIKLEAMQQSVEINSAYNTLKLPLARAEYILVLQGIDLRHEQQTVKDTAFLMEQLEWREELDDLQHQPDEAAITGFLVRVKQYYQRYFLSLEQQIADAQYHEAAETLRKLKFVQKMKDELDKLEESLFDL; encoded by the coding sequence GTGAATTACTTTGAGTTATTTCAGATCCCGGTCTCGTTGAACCTTGATACGGCGCAACTGGCGGTACGTTATCGTGAACTGCAAAGACAGTTTCATCCGGATAATGTCGCAGCGCAGGCCGACGCGATTAAGCTGGAAGCGATGCAGCAAAGTGTCGAAATCAACAGTGCCTATAATACGTTAAAATTACCGCTGGCTCGGGCGGAATATATACTGGTATTACAAGGTATTGATCTTCGTCATGAGCAGCAAACCGTCAAAGATACCGCCTTTTTGATGGAACAACTGGAATGGCGCGAAGAGCTCGATGATCTGCAACACCAACCTGATGAAGCCGCAATCACTGGTTTTCTGGTCAGAGTGAAACAGTATTATCAGCGTTATTTTCTGTCGCTGGAGCAGCAAATTGCCGATGCTCAATATCATGAAGCAGCAGAAACCCTGCGCAAATTGAAGTTTGTTCAGAAAATGAAGGATGAGCTGGACAAGCTTGAAGAGTCACTCTTTGATTTATAA
- the iscR gene encoding Fe-S cluster assembly transcriptional regulator IscR: MRLTSKGRYAVTAMLDVALHAELGPVPLADISERQGISLSYLEQLFARLRKNGLVSSVRGPGGGYRLGADADKIAVGKIIAAVNESVDATRCHGETGCQGGVQCLTHSLWRDLSARISDFLNEITLGELVRQAEVKRVSEQQNKHQNSAQSQRKPMMSADSIIESLME, encoded by the coding sequence ATGAGACTGACTTCTAAAGGACGCTATGCGGTAACAGCGATGCTGGATGTTGCCTTACATGCTGAGCTGGGGCCGGTACCACTGGCGGATATTTCAGAGCGGCAGGGTATTTCACTTTCCTATCTGGAACAGTTGTTTGCCCGTCTGCGTAAGAATGGTTTGGTATCCAGTGTGCGTGGTCCGGGCGGTGGTTATCGTCTTGGTGCCGATGCAGATAAAATTGCAGTCGGTAAAATCATTGCAGCGGTAAATGAATCGGTAGATGCTACCCGTTGTCATGGCGAAACAGGCTGTCAGGGTGGTGTTCAGTGTCTGACTCATTCATTATGGCGTGATCTCAGTGCACGTATCAGCGATTTCCTGAACGAAATTACTTTAGGTGAACTCGTTCGTCAGGCTGAAGTAAAGCGTGTTTCCGAACAACAGAATAAACATCAGAACTCTGCTCAATCACAACGTAAACCGATGATGAGTGCAGATTCAATTATTGAAAGTTTAATGGAGTAA
- the hscA gene encoding Fe-S protein assembly chaperone HscA, translated as MALLHIAEPGLSAAPHQQKWAVGIDLGTTNSLVAVVRSGVAETLADASGRDILPSVVRYLPDALQVGTEAKEAAAKDPLNTIQSVKRLMGKALADVTQTNLPYQFTGGDNGLVHIHTCQGDINPVQVSAEILKALQLRATQALESELDGVVITVPAYFNDAQRQATKDAARLAGMHVLRLLNEPTAAAVAYGLDSGQEGVIAVYDLGGGTFDISILRLHQGVFEVMATGGDSALGGDDFDHLLADWIAAQANLTAPFTPQVQRQLLDLACDVKQRLSSSDAVDVQFAHWAGQINRAQFEELITPLVKRTLMSCRRALKDADITADEVLEVVMVGGSTRVPLVRQLVGDFFGRTPLTSIDPDKVVAIGAAIQADILVGNKPESEMLLLDVIPLSLGLETMGGLVEKIIPRNTTIPVARAQDFTTFKDGQTAMMIHVLQGERELVSDCRSLARFTLRDIPPLAAGAAHIRVTFQVDADGLLSVSAMEKSTGVQAAIEVKPSYGLQEDDMLRMLRESMEFAEKDIQARMLVEQKVEADRVLESLRQALRKDGDALLSADELAAIDAAVQNLVNVQQGSDPDAIKVAITALDETTSEFAARRMDASIRQALQGHKIDEVN; from the coding sequence ATGGCTTTATTGCACATTGCTGAACCTGGATTGAGTGCTGCCCCGCATCAGCAAAAATGGGCGGTTGGTATTGATCTGGGAACCACCAACTCTTTAGTCGCTGTTGTTCGCAGTGGCGTTGCAGAAACACTGGCCGATGCATCAGGACGAGATATTCTGCCATCTGTTGTTCGCTATTTACCGGATGCTTTACAAGTCGGTACTGAAGCGAAAGAGGCTGCCGCAAAAGATCCGCTGAATACCATCCAGTCTGTTAAGCGTCTGATGGGAAAAGCATTGGCTGATGTCACTCAGACCAACCTGCCATATCAATTTACTGGTGGCGATAACGGCTTAGTGCATATTCACACTTGTCAGGGCGACATCAATCCGGTTCAGGTTTCGGCTGAAATATTGAAAGCATTACAGTTGCGTGCCACGCAAGCGCTGGAATCTGAGCTTGATGGTGTCGTGATCACGGTTCCTGCCTATTTTAATGATGCACAACGTCAAGCCACTAAAGATGCCGCGCGTTTGGCTGGCATGCATGTACTGCGGTTGTTGAATGAACCGACTGCCGCTGCGGTGGCTTATGGCCTCGACTCTGGTCAGGAAGGTGTGATTGCCGTGTATGACTTGGGCGGTGGTACCTTTGATATTTCAATTTTGCGCCTACATCAGGGCGTATTTGAAGTGATGGCAACGGGTGGTGACTCTGCACTGGGTGGCGATGATTTTGATCATCTGCTGGCGGATTGGATTGCCGCGCAGGCCAACTTAACCGCACCGTTTACGCCACAAGTGCAACGTCAGCTGCTTGATTTGGCCTGTGATGTGAAACAACGACTGAGTAGCAGCGATGCTGTTGATGTTCAATTTGCACATTGGGCGGGGCAGATTAATCGTGCTCAGTTTGAAGAACTGATTACACCACTGGTAAAACGCACCTTGATGTCGTGCCGTCGTGCATTAAAAGATGCCGATATTACGGCAGACGAAGTGCTGGAGGTCGTCATGGTCGGTGGTTCGACCCGTGTGCCTTTAGTGCGTCAGCTGGTAGGCGATTTCTTTGGCCGTACCCCGTTAACCAGCATTGACCCAGATAAAGTCGTTGCGATTGGCGCAGCAATTCAGGCCGACATTCTGGTTGGTAACAAACCAGAATCAGAAATGCTGCTGTTGGATGTGATCCCGTTGTCGCTCGGTCTTGAGACCATGGGTGGTTTGGTTGAAAAGATCATTCCACGCAACACGACTATTCCCGTTGCGCGTGCACAAGATTTCACCACTTTCAAAGATGGTCAAACAGCCATGATGATCCATGTGCTGCAAGGTGAACGCGAACTGGTGAGTGACTGCCGTTCATTAGCTCGCTTTACCTTACGCGATATTCCGCCATTAGCGGCAGGTGCTGCGCATATTCGCGTAACCTTCCAAGTCGATGCGGACGGTTTACTGTCTGTGAGCGCGATGGAAAAAAGCACCGGCGTACAGGCTGCCATCGAAGTGAAGCCTTCCTATGGTCTACAGGAAGATGACATGCTGCGTATGCTGCGTGAATCGATGGAGTTCGCCGAAAAAGACATTCAGGCGCGCATGCTGGTGGAGCAAAAAGTGGAAGCCGATCGTGTACTGGAAAGCTTACGTCAGGCGCTGCGCAAAGATGGTGATGCACTGCTCTCAGCAGACGAATTAGCCGCTATCGATGCGGCGGTACAAAATCTAGTAAATGTTCAGCAAGGTAGTGATCCGGATGCGATTAAAGTCGCTATCACTGCGCTGGATGAAACAACCAGTGAATTTGCTGCCCGACGTATGGATGCTTCAATCCGTCAGGCATTGCAGGGACACAAGATTGACGAGGTGAACTGA
- the ndk gene encoding nucleoside-diphosphate kinase, producing the protein MTIERTFSIIKPDAVAKNIIGEVYHRFECAGLHIIAAKMLHLSQEQAAGFYAEHKGKPFYDNLLKFMTSGPIVVQVLEGQDAIRRHRELLGATDPEKAQAGTIRADHAISVTQNAVHGSDSAESAAREIAFFFTDDEICPRTR; encoded by the coding sequence ATGACAATTGAACGCACTTTCTCCATTATTAAGCCTGATGCCGTGGCTAAGAATATTATCGGTGAGGTATATCACCGTTTTGAGTGCGCAGGCTTGCATATCATCGCAGCAAAAATGCTGCATTTGTCTCAAGAACAAGCCGCTGGTTTTTACGCGGAACACAAAGGTAAACCTTTCTACGATAATCTGCTGAAATTCATGACTTCCGGCCCAATTGTGGTTCAGGTTTTGGAAGGGCAAGATGCAATTCGTCGTCACCGTGAATTGCTCGGTGCTACTGATCCAGAAAAAGCGCAGGCAGGTACTATCCGTGCAGATCATGCGATCTCAGTAACGCAAAACGCGGTGCATGGTTCTGATTCTGCCGAATCAGCAGCCCGCGAAATTGCATTTTTCTTCACTGACGATGAGATTTGCCCACGCACGCGTTAA
- the fdx gene encoding ISC system 2Fe-2S type ferredoxin produces MPKIVFLPHEKLCPDGMVVDAAEGETILDVALANGINIEHACEKSCACTTCHCIVREGFDSLEPSDELEDDMLDKAWGLEPDSRLGCQARVADEDLTVEIPKYTINLASEQH; encoded by the coding sequence ATGCCGAAAATCGTATTTTTACCCCATGAAAAACTGTGTCCAGATGGCATGGTGGTTGATGCTGCAGAAGGCGAAACTATTCTGGATGTTGCATTAGCCAATGGGATCAACATTGAACATGCGTGTGAAAAATCCTGCGCTTGCACCACCTGTCACTGTATCGTGCGTGAAGGTTTTGACTCGCTGGAGCCAAGCGATGAGTTGGAAGATGACATGCTGGATAAAGCTTGGGGTCTGGAGCCCGATTCACGCTTAGGTTGCCAAGCTCGGGTAGCTGACGAAGATTTGACGGTAGAAATTCCAAAATACACAATCAATCTAGCGTCTGAACAACACTAA
- the iscA gene encoding iron-sulfur cluster assembly protein IscA, whose translation MGITLSDSAADRVKRFLTNRGKGVGLRLGVKTSGCSGMAYVLEFVDEVNGEDQVFDDKGVKVIIDAKSLAYLDGTELDFVKEGLNEGFKFNNPNVKDACGCGESFTV comes from the coding sequence ATGGGTATTACATTATCGGACTCAGCCGCAGATCGCGTAAAACGGTTTCTCACTAATCGCGGTAAAGGCGTAGGCTTGCGTCTTGGCGTGAAAACTTCCGGCTGTTCCGGTATGGCCTACGTTCTTGAATTCGTTGATGAAGTGAACGGTGAAGATCAGGTATTTGATGATAAAGGTGTCAAAGTCATTATTGATGCTAAAAGTCTCGCCTATCTGGACGGCACTGAGCTGGATTTTGTCAAAGAAGGGTTGAATGAAGGCTTCAAATTCAACAACCCTAACGTGAAAGATGCCTGTGGTTGCGGTGAAAGTTTCACCGTTTAA